From Dictyoglomus sp.:
CGTCTTTCCCTATACCCCTAAGTAACACCCCTATGTTGTCTCCCGCCCTTCCTTCATCAAGCACTTTCCTGAACATCTCTATCCCTGTTGCCACAGTCTTACGCGTCTCACCTAAACCAACTATCTCTACCTCATCACCTACCTTTATTACTCCACGCTCTACCCTTCCTGTAACAACTGTCCCACGACCAGAAATACTAAATACATCCTCTATAGGCATCAAAAATGGCTTGTCTGTCTCCCTGACCGGCTCTGGTATATACGTATCTATCGCATCTAATAACTCCTGTATACACCTGTACTCCTCTGCATTGGGATCTTTACTCGGACTTTCCATCGCCTTAAGCGCACTGCCTCTTATCACAGGTATCTCATCCCCTGGAAATCCATACTTGCTAAGTAGCTCCCTAACCTCAAGCTCCACTAAATCAAGTAGCTCCGGATCATCTACCATGTCTGTCTTGTTCATAAATACTACTATATGAGGAACTCCTACCTGCCTTGCAAGTAATATATGCTCCCTAGTCTGCGGCATCGGCCCATCATTCGCTGCTACCACTAATATCGCCCCATC
This genomic window contains:
- a CDS encoding GTP-binding protein gives rise to the protein DGAILVVAANDGPMPQTREHILLARQVGVPHIVVFMNKTDMVDDPELLDLVELEVRELLSKYGFPGDEIPVIRGSALKAMESPSKDPNAEEYRCIQELLDAIDTYIPEPVRETDKPFLMPIEDVFSISGRGTVVTGRVERGVIKVGDEVEIVGLGETRKTVATGIEMFRKVLDEGRAGDNIGVLLRGIGKD